In Plodia interpunctella isolate USDA-ARS_2022_Savannah chromosome 8, ilPloInte3.2, whole genome shotgun sequence, the DNA window AACACAAAACGTTAgtattatttagaaatgtaTACCACCAAAAAGGAACATGTGAActtgtcaatatatttttaacattgacAGCTATTTGGCCACGACGATGGACATAAGAGgattgaacaattttacattttgtgggctaaaaattattttaaaaattattgaacCAATGCCAAACCATATAATTACAGTGCggtctaaataaattaataatcgtTTTCGCAACAAAGTTTCACTCTCAATATCAATCAAACATCAATTACCCACCTTAAAGATTAAACAATGTAGACCGTAATGAATCATTCTCCTTAGGTACATCTTACCATTATAACATTTTGCttgatacaataaaaaattgcattacagtttttaccataaaattagaagaaaaaagagcatcaattttttgtcttttttttcttctatgaTGATATCCCAAAATAAGTTCCATATTCAAATATGTTCACTTGTTGTTACTCGTTTTATCCATTGGAAGCATGTCTCTGCTGCCAGGAGCAAGGTAATGTAATAGTTTCATAGGTTGTCCCTGGCGCTGTAGTGCGAGAGTGCGGCGGCGGCCTCGGAGCAGAGGTGGTGgtcgccgcgcgcgcgcgcggacGAGGTCGCGGACAGCAGCAGCCGCCGCAGCAGCGGCCGGTGGCTCCGCTCGGAGTACCGCTCGTAGCTCTCCAGGCCTTCCTGCAGCTTGAGGATCAGACTGTCGTAGTTCTTGCGGACCACCTCCAATATCTGCATGGGAACGGTTAATAACATCAGTTAGTCCGTTTCTTCAGAATTaagatttacataaaaattgcaGTGCTGGGATTCGCTGTATGAATTTTGGGATTAAtattcgcggcgtcacagccccgaatgtcCCAGACACCGCTATGAGAGAGCTGTAGAGTGTACAGTATGTGCAGCACCTGATGTTCGGTGGGCGTGGAGAGGCTCTGGTCCGCCAGCCAGCCGTCGATCTTGGGCGTGAAGTGCTGTATGATGGCGCGCACGTTCACCAAGCAGTTGGCCAGCCGCAGCGCTTCAGCCTTGAACTCGCCGTCGCCCGTCGAGTACCGCAACGCTGGAATTCATTTTGCAATATTACACTCTGtatttacctaaataaaatagaaaataagcTGCACTGTGCTTCCAACCGCTCTCCCTCCGCCCCGCGCCCGTTTTCATCGCTTTTATCATCTCGAGGTCACGCGTTATCAAAGTTcacatatttcaatttatattaattgagaCAAACAATTGTGTTTGCCAACGATTAAACcgtatgtattaatatttgtagttTCTTTTACGTGCCTTGTTGGATCGACTATGTTAATTTCAGttcttcatcaaaattttgtttaatactcATCAGCTGTGTGAAGCAGTATACACACACTCACCCATATAAAAGAGGTTGTCGAACACTTGATGCATCCTAATAAGCTCGTAGTACAACTGATCGTAGGAGGCGGGTGTGGGCAGGAATGTGTCGCCGAACGTAATGAACAGGTTGAATATATTCACAACCtgaaatatataggtaatatatttacatttacttttttctactatttgtttctttgtgtATAAActgttaaacaaataaataaaatacatagaaaatggtcataatttttaagtgtaaaaaaaattagaaccAAATTGGTAAAATCGAAAAAGATTGATCATTGACTTTTTCTACTCTGTCCAAATTGTTTTCACGTAATCTAGTaccattacatttaaaaaaatataaattcatgcCGAATAGAGAACTTTTTGAAGTCGTTGGcagttgaaaataattttgaaatccaTAATTTCCGTCAAGGTTCCCCACCTGCTGCTGGACGAGGAAGATGTTGTGCCTCCTGAGCAGCGCGGCCTCGTTGGCGACGAGGAACTTGAGCAGCGCGATGAGCGCGGCCCAGAGCGGCCGCCAGTCGCGCACGAGGCGCACGCGCGCGCGCTTCTGGTAGCTGAGCACGCGCACCAGCACGCCGCAGCACTGCTGGTACAGCGACCCGGGGAACTTCTTCAGCAGGTGGCACATCATGAACTCCACCAGCAAGTCTGCAATGTTTATTACACGCTATTATTTCACTTGCAATGTTACCATGTCTGTTTGTTCCTATGTCTATTCGAGTGAAATCTTGCAATTCGATTATAAAGCAGACATCTTCGACCGAATGTTTGGTGTACTTTCTAATCTACATGTAGTAGTATAACCACACACATATTTAGTAGTATAACCACCAGCTAcaacagcgccatctatatTGTAGATATCTAGATGGCGTTGTCTATATATAGTGTGATAATATTATCTTTCTAGTTTATAATagcaaatttattgtaatatttaccaaTTAACGTGGAGGCTAGCGGCTGCGATGGTGGTTCTTCAGGCACTATTTTTCTATGCCTCATTGGAAGTCTATACAATTGGACCTACAACCATATAACATCactgaaattgtttattttaaaatacggtatatttgtaatatgttgtttgaaacacattatttttgaatgaaacgcaacatttaaagaaaaggaagaaaaagtaatatttagtttttgtagAGCTGCTGAAGAGAGAGAACTTTAAAAGTAGTtgaatgttatttatgtatctTTTACGGCTAAATGTAGGATTAGCCTTTTTATCTCCTTTATATCCTTATACTTCTTTATAGAATAGGAAATTTCttgagaaaattatataaataattagcttttgcctgcggcttcgcccgcatgaatTTCTCTGACTTTCACCAAAATGCAGTCAATTGAGGGttgatttgtgaaaaaaaatatttaatgaggtctttaactacatgcataccaagtTTCGTCAAAATCGaaccagcggtttagccgtgaaagcggaacaaagAAAAGACtgacagactttcacatttataatattattatatattaataaatacaaacatagaAGCCGGTTTCTACACTTGCGAAGTCTAGATAGACGCCAATAAGTATACCTGGGTGAATTTTACGACtctttgaacgcggcgtgtagcgtttcattagtgtcgcatttttttttttaataaataatatttttttaaaattaaacatttataaaattaacattgtaccagtactataattctttataaaatagaataattacatagattactgtgtatggtacacgTTCAAAACGCTCATGAAATTCACCCACCTATGCATAAAGGATAACTGACCTTGAATGTAAGATTTTGGTCGTGCATGATGGAGTTGGCGAACTGCTCCTCCACGATGCAGGTGAGGATGATGAAGCACAGGCTGCATTTGTTGAGGCTCGCCTCGCTGCGGGTGTCCGCCATTACTATTGAACTGCACATAATATACCAACATTAATTATGCTAcaaactttttcattattattttttaataatgtattggtAGGATGTGATAAATATACGATCGTGCATTTTATTAATCACTATggctacatagtataaaacaaaatagctttccgctgtctgtctgtccatatgGACAGACCGACAGCGTacatatgtatgcttagatctttaaagtATGCAATGGATTTGATGCgggtttaatttaattatgtggTTCAAAAGGAAGGTTTacgtgtgtaatttattatcattttaccTGAGTGAAGCCGGTACAGGCCGCTAGTTATTTATAGCACAAGAAAGTTATACACTGGTACTCAGCTACTGTTATAACGAGTGTGGTAGGTACCAGTACTTTTGATCGTACCAActcgataaatatatatagaaagaAACACTTAAATATGTACTAAACTGACTTAAAGCAAATTATAAACTTGAACAAATcacgtaaaaaaaactttaagcTACACACATATTGTCTCAACCTCAGGTGGGCAAAGGTTTTTTCTTGGAGGTGGTTATAGGCCTCTTGGGTgtctaaatttttaataataaaaggttTGACTTACCAATATTGGAAGAATGTGACTAATAAGTTTGTAGGTTGTTCATTATCAAGTGCTTGAATCTGCGACAGATTTGGTGGGGTCtggaaaaattaacaattaaattagacaaatatcatgaaaaaatatgaataaccGTAAGAATTCAACATTTAGTATCATATATTAGTGCAAGAATTAGATTACGAAATCTACGGCGAATTGTTATGgatatttataatgtgtattattgaatacaaatgtgaaaattttattgcaaatattgGTATGATGATACCTTATAACCAGAAATTCTAATAGGCCTAAAACACATTTGTTACcacataaaatgtaaaacatattctcagttatatttttttatttgatgaaaacgatatgacaatattaaatttataaatcaataccgtataactaatatttttttcggatATTGGattacaaatgaaattaatttagagCAAATGTGTTGAAAAGattatttacctaaataagcatgttgttttattattgtttgtttacaaCTTACATAAGTACATCAACAAATGGGATTTAATGAAGTATCTATTAAGCAATACATACAATCATTGTATACGAATATGTTTACTAACAATCTTCGTGGCGCTCAACACGCTATGTCCGCTGCTGCCGAAGTCCTAGattcaacaaatatttacacttaATATTACATTCATGTGGATTTGGTTGAATGTATGGTTTAGGATATTTTTTGCAGAATTCTtgcatataaaaacaaatacttattagtACCCCACTATGATCCAAATACTTATTAGTTATTACTCTGTATCTCAATGTAGTGGCGCGGTCACGGTTTAGGTACTCCTTATGGTCCAAAGACGAGATATTGTATTAGCTAATCTTTGCAATATAACAAACGCGAAaatggtaaaattaaaattttgggaccttgtcatcattattattttgtaattgtcTTATGGAAATTGTGTgctacaaaacaaataaataatttattttaacgtgACTACTGTatcatactattattacataattatcagTGTACTAAATTGTGGTGAACAAGAATTTTGAATGACCTGGTGCGGGGGCAGTGTGGCGGGCGGGGAGGGGGGCGCGGAGGAGGCGGCGGCGGACGACGAGTGCGCCAGCGTCGTCATGAAGTTGCGGTTGAGGTGCGCCGCCTCGTACAGCGACAGCAGCATGCCGCACTCGCACCCACTggaaccatatgtaataatatagataagttATGAAATAAGCTCTCACTAAGGGTGCCGATGACCGTGGAgccgaaaaagtaggaaagtggatccagggctccgacgctcaaagACTGCAGGAGCAATCGGGAACGATCAGATGAGAGCGAAAATTGAACAATGAAATGGTCAAATGTACAAGCATGGAAATGATGGTTGATTACATTAAAAGAAACAGAATTAATGACAACAAAttgagtaataaacatttattcccTTACCTATTCCTTTGGCCCCGAACCACTGGTTGAGTATCATCACTGGTGAGGAAGATTCCCCCCACCATGCTGGTGAGAGATGACAGCCAGCCTCCGCCGCCACCCCCCTGCATACCTCCAAATGTTGACATCACAAAATCGTTTAATGATGTAGTTATCACTTGACCAtacctgaaaatatttaaacatttacgtttgcatttacataaaatttgtgagttttgtatttacactgttgtgtagataaataaaacaaaaaaactatgGTGTGGAGGTGTTAAAGTTAGCAAAACTTACCCATTTAAAGCCAGTTCATCATCAAGTATAGATAACTTAACAACATAAGGGTTGGCAGACTCCTGtttcttataatttactaaacaCATCAAAAGCAATACAACATCATAACCTGAAAAAGAAAAGCTCctttaacattttgtaataaatgcaCTAAATTCATAATGAACATAGGCCTCTCTCTATAAATGCAGTTGATGACCACTTGATATGGAatgcttaaaattttaagatatacTATAACATGGCATACCTTTGtttatcctaataatatttatacaatgatATTGTCATATAACattatacaaattcaaaacattttatttaaattgctaATATAACATTTAGAACACTTGTTCACTAATTTTTTGGTTAATAATGGTTGATAATTTGTTGGTCACAATGTAACTACCAATTTATGAATCTGTAGCAGAATATGCAGGGGTTGGAGATATGccacaaatcaaattaataccACATGAAATACATTCAGtattcagttttaattttcaaaaaaacatatatcttACCATGCTGCTGTCTCTCAGTGGAAGTACACAATAACTGAACTAAGGGCTCAAACAAAGAGTTCATCATCAGATATTCAACCAGTGGATTGTCATCAATGTTATCTAAACCAGTTGCTATCACCAACAACAGTTTTAGCACCATTGACTTCAAACTATCGGGAACATCACCTAAAAATACCAATTACAAATGTTTGTACATACAAGGTAATTAACCAGTAAAACTAGAATACAAAAAGACAAGGAACATCTATAAGTTGCAAAgttggtattaaaaaaatatatataaatttccctgaaaataaaacacatacacTTTTCAAAacacaagtattttatttacataattcaaAAGTCTACATACTACTAATAAAGAAGTAGTTAGATATTTAACAATAACTgatttaatgaataattaaaataaaataatgcttCAGTAACCAAAATGTGCTTACAATTTGATCATGTATATGTCATTGAAATGGGTTGGATTTAAATGTGCTGCTCAGTCTGATATTCATTTGTTGGTGCTGGCACAACTTGATAAATAACTGATTGCTAGATTCAGTAGACTAAGTCATTTCCTCACCTGACAAAATGGTGCTGCAGTGTTCAAATAATTTCTGCATCTTCACATTTGCATTATCTGTACCAATCAATATTTCTTTGATATTCAAGTTGGGATCTTGCCCCATTCTTTGATACATTGTGACTAATACAGCACTTAATGTTTGTAGAGCATACACCAATCTAAACAATTGATTAAAAACACTTGAATTATACAAAAGGAATGAATATGGAAACTTTTTTGCAACAATGCATACACATAAGTAATGAAATTTCAgtgataaaaatttgaatggAATTCTTACCTGATATGATGTTCTTGACCTAACATTTCTATACATTGTGAAACAAGAAGGTTAATActttctttcatatttataagttGCTCTGCTGATAATTTGAGAATTTCGGCTTCAAGCTGAGGGATTTTaggttttaacaaaaaaaattcatcCCAAAATGTAGGGTTATCACTTGTCAGGTCTTCACCTCTAAAGAAAGATTCATAAATCTGTACAACTTTCTCTTTAAGGTGCCTTTTAGACCCAGAACCACTTCTTTTTCGAGTAGCCATTGCGAGATAACTTCTTTAGAAATAATCCAATAATAGGTCCAAAACACCGCAAATTAACCCACTACGTAATTTATacaactattataataatatgtttttccagttcaaataaaattatgaaaactatGAATCAGTctcattatacatttttatggaACAACAAATTTCTagtctattttttaatatttttttggttattGGAAATGAAATGCATACAAAGTAAACTTGTTGGCCTGTTGTGTTGAGTTGAGCGATGCGATGGCTGCTAAGCTATTCTCTAAGCTACTAGGCTATGTTAATGGCTCAGATTTGACATTGACCGATAATTTGAAACGTCGATGTTttctgattttttatatttttttatgtgttgGCAACAGAGATAGGGTACGTACGGAACCatgatttaataagtacttcgtcagagtacctactaattctatgtTGGAACGGACCCGCAGGAGCgaccctttctaaatctatggttgGCAATTTGAATTCAGAAATTTGTAACAAGGACTAGAGGACAAGATAAACATATGCTTTCTCCACTGAATCTCCGGCCCGCCGCCGGCCCGTCTTATAATGACAAACATTTATTGCTAAATCTATGTCGATAGTAtaggaaaaaataatgatgtataGCCCTACGCGTGCCCTACGCCATTCCTAaggtttaaatgtaaaatatgcgAGCAAGGAACTTGAACGCAAACTAGGCTCGTCGATAAACAAGACCGCGGCTTTGCAGTGCTGACTGTGGTGTGGtcacacagatataaaaacatcttTTAGTTTTACGAACCCGAAAGCCGCGAGCTTACTCGCTCGTGGATGAGGGAAAGTTTATTCATGCAATCTGTCATcttgtttgtttatctatgtagTTTATGGTTTGCTTGTGGTCACTTGAATGAAAGTGAAAGAGATGAAATCTATAGTTCCATGAGTGAAATAAATTCGGCATTCTGTCAATTTTACAATCGAAACGGAGAAAGAGTTATTTTGTGATTTCGTTGAGATTTCCTTCCACTATAATCTGTAATTATGAAACCCAAAAAGCGGATTCAAGAGTCATCTGAGGAATCAGAGCAGTCTGTAGAAAGCGTACCCAGCAGTTCGTCAGAGAGCGATAGCGAGGAGTCGTCAGCATCAGAGCGCCGgtacaaaaagaaaagaaaacgtGGTGATTCATCCGACTCTGAGAGCGATTCAGATGACCAAAAACGAAAAAAACGCAAgcacaaaaaaaagaaaaagaaacacgGTAAAAAGAAAAGACGTCATTCTGATGATGACAGTCATTCCCAAGACGAGGAGTCTATGAGTGAGGGCGAAATTTCCAGGAAAAAACGTAAACATAAGCATAAGCACAATAAGCGAACGCGTCAGTCTTCGGTCAGCGAAGTTGGTAGGTGTTAACTGAGAATGGCTGAAACAACAAGTGATATTGTATTCTTTACATTACGGCTTGTTCACATTTTGTTTAGCAATACACAATCTTAATAGGGTTTGATTAGTGCAGTTAACTATTCACTGCGTTATGTGTCTTTAGatgtccatattttttttcctttatgtGCCCTTCCTCCCCTTGTTTTAAccttaacaaattatttaatttgtattttgtagaAGAAGAACATACTGAGCGCCGCCTACATAGTGTTGTAAAAGAACGTAGAGCATCATCAGAGGAAGGCAGTCAGCCAGTACGAACATACTATCAGTAAGTGTTTAGTGAcatttatctttttacatCCATCATCCAATATCTGTTTCTATGGTCTGATGTAGCAGTTTAATTTGGTAACTATGCAGTTCTTTAATTTACCAGGTTGTTGTTCTATTGTTTtaacacaatataaataatttatattaacataaGAAAATGATTAGGTTTATTCTTGTAATGTATCATACAATGTACATGAGTGAGCCTAGCAATAATTTTGTGGTGTATAAATCcagacaaaattatattactgaaTGTTGTTGAGATAGATTTGCATTCAGAAAAGGACCAAAAGCATTTGTTCTAGGGCCTAATATAAAAAGCTGTTTTCTTATCATTTATAaagtcttattttatttggtgtAGGAAAGAATACCACCACTCTGCTTCTGGTGAAGATtatgacagagagagagaagtGCAAAGGTTTTATAGAGGCTCAAGCAAAGACAGGAGGCAATATGAAGAACAATATCAGTATGACAGAGACCGTAATGAAAGGTTtgttatagtttttaatttctatattaagTTCCTACctataatgaatttattatgatattctCTAGTTAGAAGCTACTATTGGAATGTAATTGCAGATATGCTGCATATAAtcaagataaatattataaaaacaaagaaagatATCACCAAAACATTCAGTATAATGAACCCAATCAAGAGTATGGTCGCAGGCAACAAGATTATGATGAGTACAAAAGGTACAAAAGTCATATTTTATGGGCATCACTGTTATGTTTAAGCACCTTTCATTTTCATtgcatatttctttaaaaatttgatgTATGTTTTGTGTGCTTTTCCATGCTTTAACACAGCATAAATTCAGAAAATGTATGCTCACCCTGTTTGTATTGTCAAACTATTATGTTGATTGTGATTTTGTCAACAAttcatcaaattataataattataggtaTTGAGATTATATGTAAAACTTACTCACCTTTggttttatcttatttttaccTGATTTTTTAATCATGTAAAATcatcatattctaaatatttatattttatattgtgttaattgacattaatttagcttttattgctttttaggCATCATAAGTATGATCAAAGGCCACAAGAAGATTACCGCCGTAAGCCAGAAAATTACAGTAATAGAGATGATAGAGGTATTCATTATGTAGTGTTTTGTGGTAGATCTCATATTACACTTCAATACTTGTAATCTGCATTTTACCAAAATTCTAATGCATAATGATAtaagtaatgttttttatgtaatatgaaATCTTCTATACCTACCCAaatgtgtttttcttttaagcaTTATTTCTCATAAAAGACGAGTCTagaattcaaaatgttttttcaggTTATGGGGGTCGTTACAATCAATATGATGATAAAGCTCCTAAAAGAAAAGTTTATGATGAAGGAGTCAGATCAGACTACCATGAAaggtattgattttaaaaattgtaaataccaACTATTtattctacaaaaaatattatgtatttaattaaaaaataaatgttatttacagACGTGCCCCGACAGACCCTGAACGTTACCGCGAGAAGGATTACCCCGAGAGAAGGGACAAGTACCGTGAAGAGGAGTACCCAGACAGGTACGCTCAGACCCCTTTTGCTCCCTGTCTCAGTTACACCACTTATAGCTCATTTAAGGTtaaagaaaactattttaaacatGTTTTCAGACAAGGACTCTTATATTTACTTGTTTCAGTATAAGTAATTCCATTGTTTGTGCATGTTTGTGTGCTGACGTCCGCCTCGCCACTTGTTCGCGACGTTAAACTactgtatttgtttttacagaATCTCTACAGACAATTATAATGAGTTTGATCAGAACATGTCGCTGTTGCAAAGATATTTCCATATTTGCATATTAGACGATAATTCCTCTAGGCATGTGTGAACACTCAGTTCTAGATTAAGTGGGATGTGTTGACCAAACAAAAAGGCGTTTGCCGAAAAAACAAGTGAAacaccaaattttatttgtgttagaTTGAAACCTAAAATAATGGTTTTGTTATCGCAACGCCTCGGCTCGCTTATGGACGGCATTGCCTGTAGTAAGCAATAAAATGATTTCACGCGATTCAACACATTGATTTATTGTTCGatgaaaatcttttttgaTTTCAAACACAACTGGACAACGGAACTAATCtaaaacacataaataattacacaatCAACAGAAATTATAGATCCTACTGTACGTTTTcggcatatatatatacattgaaATTAGACGCGTGTATAGCGTATGATGTAGAAAATGTTAGtacaaagtaaatacaaatatgaatggagaaatcatttaaagcaTTTATGGAACAGCCTTTAGGCttattttattgcagtaaACGAAACAATGGTCCGGTGTAGAAAAATAACACACTTCATGAAATTGGTTTACACCAATGGGAATTGTTCAAATAAgaatttgacatttattgtaacGAAATAAGCACGAATTCGGAATACATAGCATGGATTATCAAGAtagttgatattatatttattcacatcTAGAATATGAAAGATAAaaccttttaaatattaagatggagaaaaatcacaaatataattaaattgattggATGTCAtagatgtatgtatatgaCTTCCTAATTATGAAACACAAAAAGATTATACATGAAGATGAAAAGATAACAGCAGAACTGCACAGATAACTTTGAACTTAACAATGAAGgagtaaattttactttaaaaatcaaaaggaAATTGATTGTAACTCGATACGGGTACCCCAAATATTAATCAGAGAATACAATACCAAGACAATTCAATTGACTAAATCCAAGATTGGAAAAACTAATATCAAGACAATTAAATCCAAGATTGGAAAAAGAAAAGCCAAGAAAATTAAATCCGAGACTGGATGATAATTCAACAGAAATCTAAACATGGATGATCATCTGTAGGTATTCTTCATTCTTCGTCAAAACAACATATTAAGCAAATGTAACGGTAAGTGTATGTTTTATAGGCGTGTCAAATACATTGGTACTTCGTGATGAAATTAACTTGATTTTAAtgctataaatatacatttttcaatatcataattaaaatgttaacatttaaataataaaaattaaaagtggtTTAGTAATAGAAAATGTGGACTAAAGTTTGTATCAACACAAAACTATGTACATTGTTCGTCAAATAGATATAGATCATAGgggtatatttaaaaataacacaaaaattatttagtcCAAGGtttgaaatatacaatttaatcaagcaatatagtaaaaataacaatgttgtAACGAATGAAATTTTCTCATCTATTGTAAATCTTGaacacttgttttttttttttttttcttctacagGTTATTTCACTACAAACAAGTCttgattttttcaaaatgcaaaaactaataaatttatgtggATTTGGATGTATGAGTGCTCTCGGAGTGATGTTACTATTTCATAGTCATAAAGCATTCTtctataatatactttaatgacaaataaaacattgcaaACAACGAATTTAGTAAAATTgatctattaaaattacaaaaaaatacttttcactTTTTATGGTGTGAAATACCCTCTTTATTTGGTCGTATgtcatattgtttttaaaaattttaattttactcgATGTGTGATCATTATGGTGTTAAGGAACAAACatcacaaaataattgtaattgttaCGAAACAGCATTATAATGCAAGTTGTGGTTGGCAGGTCGAGGGACGCGCCACGCGAGCGAACTTCTAGACCTGACAAACCGTCAGAACCCCACGAAaggtatgttatttttttaatgttataatgaGTGTAGTCGACCACAATATCTAGATTCATGAATCACCAGAAATTACCagatttctattatttattgacacagtttttatctaaatttttcttaaattatgcCAATGTGTTCGAAGCGCAATTTCAGTTCTATATTTAAGAAAAGCGATTTGAGTTTTTTAAACCAAAGTGTGATTCCGTTTCTCCAACCCGCCATTCATATCAAAAACTACTATCCGAGTAAGAAAACCAaaaattctgttttatttagtttagttgATCCAAGTTTAAACATTTCGCGGACATTCGACGAGAGAACGTGTTAAACATGATAGTTTCCGAGCCGGTGTCGTATAAATGATATGGACAATGCCTTCCAGGGCAGCGTCTCGGTCTCCGCGCTCGTCGTCGCGATGGCGCGAGCGGCGCTCCCGCTCGCCGCGGCGGGAGCCCCCGCGGCCCGACCAGCGCCGCGACAGGGTCGAACGAGACAAGCCCAGGGAGAGGAGGTCAAGGTAATCACTATATCGCTACATagattaaaacaaagttacttcTCGCTGCCTGTCCCTTCTCTATGTATGATTAGA includes these proteins:
- the LOC128671886 gene encoding armadillo-like helical domain-containing protein 3 isoform X2, with protein sequence MATRKRSGSGSKRHLKEKVVQIYESFFRGEDLTSDNPTFWDEFFLLKPKIPQLEAEILKLSAEQLINMKESINLLVSQCIEMLGQEHHIRLVYALQTLSAVLVTMYQRMGQDPNLNIKEILIGTDNANVKMQKLFEHCSTILSGDVPDSLKSMVLKLLLVIATGLDNIDDNPLVEYLMMNSLFEPLVQLLCTSTERQQHGYDVVLLLMCLVNYKKQESANPYVVKLSILDDELALNGYGQVITTSLNDFVMSTFGGMQGGGGGGWLSSLTSMVGGIFLTSDDTQPVVRGQRNSGCECGMLLSLYEAAHLNRNFMTTLAHSSSAAASSAPPSPPATLPPHQTPPNLSQIQALDNEQPTNLLVTFFQYCSIVMADTRSEASLNKCSLCFIILTCIVEEQFANSIMHDQNLTFKVQLYRLPMRHRKIVPEEPPSQPLASTLIDLLVEFMMCHLLKKFPGSLYQQCCGVLVRVLSYQKRARVRLVRDWRPLWAALIALLKFLVANEAALLRRHNIFLVQQQVVNIFNLFITFGDTFLPTPASYDQLYYELIRMHQVFDNLFYMALRYSTGDGEFKAEALRLANCLVNVRAIIQHFTPKIDGWLADQSLSTPTEHQILEVVRKNYDSLILKLQEGLESYERYSERSHRPLLRRLLLSATSSARARGDHHLCSEAAAALSHYSARDNL
- the LOC128671886 gene encoding armadillo-like helical domain-containing protein 3 isoform X1 produces the protein MATRKRSGSGSKRHLKEKVVQIYESFFRGEDLTSDNPTFWDEFFLLKPKIPQLEAEILKLSAEQLINMKESINLLVSQCIEMLGQEHHIRLVYALQTLSAVLVTMYQRMGQDPNLNIKEILIGTDNANVKMQKLFEHCSTILSGDVPDSLKSMVLKLLLVIATGLDNIDDNPLVEYLMMNSLFEPLVQLLCTSTERQQHGYDVVLLLMCLVNYKKQESANPYVVKLSILDDELALNGYGQVITTSLNDFVMSTFGGMQGGGGGGWLSSLTSMVGGIFLTSDDTQPVVRGQRNSGCECGMLLSLYEAAHLNRNFMTTLAHSSSAAASSAPPSPPATLPPHQDFGSSGHSVLSATKITPPNLSQIQALDNEQPTNLLVTFFQYCSIVMADTRSEASLNKCSLCFIILTCIVEEQFANSIMHDQNLTFKVQLYRLPMRHRKIVPEEPPSQPLASTLIDLLVEFMMCHLLKKFPGSLYQQCCGVLVRVLSYQKRARVRLVRDWRPLWAALIALLKFLVANEAALLRRHNIFLVQQQVVNIFNLFITFGDTFLPTPASYDQLYYELIRMHQVFDNLFYMALRYSTGDGEFKAEALRLANCLVNVRAIIQHFTPKIDGWLADQSLSTPTEHQILEVVRKNYDSLILKLQEGLESYERYSERSHRPLLRRLLLSATSSARARGDHHLCSEAAAALSHYSARDNL